In Rahnella variigena, one DNA window encodes the following:
- the trkH gene encoding Trk system potassium transporter TrkH codes for MHFRAITRIVGVLVILFSGTMIIPGLVALIYRDGAGRAFSQTFFVALAIGLFLWLPNRKQKSELKPREGFLIVVLFWTVLGSVGALPFLFSERPNLSLTDAFFESFSGLTTTGATTLVGLDSLPKAILFYRQMLQWFGGMGIIVLAVAILPILGVGGMQLYRAEMPGPLKDNKMRPRIAETAKTLWLIYVLLTIACALSLWGAGMSVFDAIGHSFSTIAIGGFSTHDASIGYFHSGTINSIVAVFLLISGCNYGLHFAVLSGRNLKVYWRDPEFRMFIGVQFTLVVICTVILWIHNTYGSPLETLNQAFFQVVSMATTAGYTTDSISKWPLFLPLLLLCSAFIGGCAGSTGGGLKVIRILLLYLQGTRELKRLVHPNAVYTIKLGNRALPERIIEAVWGFFSAYALVFIISMLAIVATGVDNFSAFAAVTATLNNLGPGLGVVADNFASMNSVAKWILIVTMLFGRLEVFTLLVLFTPTFWRE; via the coding sequence ATGCATTTTCGTGCCATAACACGCATCGTGGGGGTGCTTGTCATCCTTTTCTCGGGAACGATGATCATTCCCGGACTGGTCGCTTTAATTTACCGTGATGGTGCGGGGCGTGCATTCAGTCAGACATTCTTTGTCGCCCTGGCGATTGGGCTATTCCTCTGGCTTCCCAACCGGAAACAAAAGAGTGAGCTCAAGCCGCGCGAAGGTTTCCTGATCGTGGTGCTGTTCTGGACGGTGCTGGGCAGCGTCGGGGCATTGCCATTCCTGTTCTCTGAGCGGCCGAACCTTTCCCTGACCGATGCGTTCTTCGAATCCTTCTCCGGTCTGACTACAACAGGCGCCACCACGCTTGTCGGGCTGGACTCCCTGCCGAAGGCGATTCTCTTCTACCGGCAGATGCTGCAATGGTTTGGCGGGATGGGGATCATTGTGCTCGCGGTGGCAATTCTGCCGATATTGGGCGTCGGGGGGATGCAGTTATATCGCGCAGAAATGCCGGGGCCGCTGAAAGATAACAAGATGCGCCCGCGTATTGCTGAGACGGCTAAAACGCTGTGGCTTATCTATGTTCTGCTGACAATTGCCTGTGCTTTGTCTTTATGGGGCGCGGGGATGTCGGTCTTTGATGCGATTGGGCACAGTTTCTCGACGATTGCGATTGGCGGTTTCTCGACGCACGACGCCAGCATCGGTTATTTCCATAGCGGCACTATTAATAGCATTGTGGCGGTATTCCTGTTGATTTCCGGTTGTAACTACGGCCTGCACTTCGCAGTGCTGAGCGGGCGCAACCTCAAGGTGTACTGGCGTGATCCGGAATTTCGCATGTTTATCGGCGTGCAGTTCACGCTGGTCGTCATCTGCACGGTGATTCTGTGGATCCATAATACCTACGGCTCGCCGCTGGAAACGCTCAATCAGGCATTCTTCCAGGTAGTCTCAATGGCCACTACGGCAGGATATACCACCGACAGTATTTCCAAATGGCCGTTGTTCCTGCCTCTTTTATTATTGTGCTCTGCGTTTATCGGCGGCTGTGCGGGTTCCACCGGCGGCGGTCTGAAAGTGATCCGCATCCTGTTGCTTTATTTACAGGGAACACGCGAGCTGAAAAGGCTGGTTCACCCGAACGCGGTTTACACCATCAAACTCGGTAATCGCGCACTGCCAGAACGTATTATCGAAGCTGTGTGGGGATTTTTCTCCGCTTACGCACTGGTTTTCATTATCAGCATGCTGGCGATCGTGGCGACCGGCGTAGATAACTTCTCTGCTTTTGCTGCGGTCACGGCTACGCTGAATAACCTGGGGCCGGGATTAGGCGTTGTGGCCGATAACTTTGCATCTATGAATTCAGTGGCGAAATGGATCCTTATCGTCACCATGTTGTTTGGTCGTCTCGAAGTGTTCACATTATTGGTACTGTTCACGCCGACGTTCTGGCGCGAATGA
- the hemG gene encoding menaquinone-dependent protoporphyrinogen IX dehydrogenase produces MKALILYSSRDGQTHAIASYIASELKEKCSCDVIDLVHAEHVDLKNYDQVMIGASIRYGHFNPVLDKFVEKHVQTLNQMPSAFFGVNLTARKAEKRTPQTNAYVRKFLLATPWKPAICAVFAGALRYPRYRWFDKVMIQLIMRMTGGETDTRKEVEYTDWQQVAKFAEDFGQISYKKSH; encoded by the coding sequence ATGAAAGCGTTGATACTCTATTCAAGTCGTGACGGACAGACACACGCGATTGCTTCTTATATAGCAAGTGAGCTGAAAGAGAAGTGCAGTTGCGATGTCATCGATCTCGTTCATGCCGAACACGTCGATTTGAAAAACTATGACCAGGTGATGATCGGTGCTTCTATACGTTATGGTCATTTCAATCCGGTGCTGGATAAATTCGTTGAGAAACACGTGCAGACGCTGAACCAGATGCCTTCGGCATTTTTCGGTGTGAATCTGACGGCGCGTAAAGCAGAGAAGCGGACTCCGCAAACTAATGCGTATGTGCGTAAGTTCCTGCTGGCCACGCCGTGGAAACCTGCAATATGCGCAGTATTCGCCGGTGCGCTGCGTTATCCACGATATCGCTGGTTCGATAAAGTAATGATCCAACTTATTATGCGTATGACAGGCGGCGAAACCGATACGCGAAAAGAAGTGGAATACACCGACTGGCAGCAGGTGGCTAAATTCGCTGAAGATTTTGGGCAGATATCGTATAAAAAATCGCATTAA
- the murB gene encoding UDP-N-acetylmuramate dehydrogenase, giving the protein MSIGDTSLQSLNTFSLAAHAAEITFAHNAEQLSNAWKLAQEKQQPFLLLGEGSNVLFLEDFAGIIVLNRIKGIELIENANEWLMHVGAGENWHQLVCYALEHNIAGLENLALIPGCVGSAPIQNIGAYGIELQSICDYVDVLDLKAGKVTRLTSAECQFGYRESIFKHAYKEGYAIVAVGLKLVKQWQPKLTYGDLSRLSPETVTPRQIFDSVCAMRQSKLPDPAVTGNAGSFYKNPTVDASVAKRISLEYPSMPAYPQPDGQIKLAAGWLVEHAGLKGFSIGGAAVHDKQALVLINKDHATSADVRALAKYVRDTVAAKFGIWLEPEVRFIASQGEVNAVGALS; this is encoded by the coding sequence ATGTCGATTGGCGACACTTCTCTTCAGTCTCTGAATACCTTTTCTCTTGCAGCCCATGCTGCTGAAATTACTTTTGCTCACAATGCAGAACAGTTATCAAATGCCTGGAAATTGGCGCAGGAAAAGCAGCAGCCCTTTTTGCTTTTAGGTGAAGGAAGTAATGTTCTTTTCCTTGAGGATTTTGCCGGAATCATCGTCCTTAACCGGATTAAAGGTATTGAGCTGATTGAAAATGCCAATGAATGGCTCATGCATGTGGGGGCTGGTGAGAACTGGCATCAGCTGGTTTGTTATGCCCTGGAGCATAATATTGCCGGTCTTGAGAATCTTGCCTTAATTCCAGGTTGTGTCGGTTCGGCCCCCATTCAAAATATCGGCGCGTATGGAATCGAGTTGCAAAGCATTTGCGATTACGTTGATGTTTTGGATCTTAAGGCTGGGAAGGTTACCCGTTTAACGTCTGCTGAATGCCAGTTCGGTTATCGTGAAAGTATTTTTAAACATGCCTATAAAGAAGGTTACGCCATCGTCGCCGTCGGACTCAAGCTGGTAAAACAATGGCAGCCAAAACTTACTTATGGTGATTTAAGCCGTCTGAGCCCTGAAACTGTGACTCCCCGCCAGATCTTCGATTCCGTATGTGCAATGCGCCAAAGTAAGTTGCCAGACCCTGCGGTGACAGGTAATGCGGGAAGCTTTTATAAAAATCCGACTGTCGATGCCTCTGTCGCCAAAAGAATCAGTCTAGAGTATCCCTCCATGCCTGCTTATCCTCAGCCGGATGGGCAAATTAAACTCGCAGCAGGCTGGTTAGTAGAACACGCTGGTCTGAAAGGCTTTAGCATTGGCGGCGCGGCTGTCCATGATAAACAGGCGTTAGTGCTGATTAATAAAGATCATGCCACCAGCGCAGATGTACGCGCACTGGCTAAATACGTGCGTGATACTGTGGCTGCAAAATTTGGGATCTGGCTTGAACCAGAAGTCCGTTTCATCGCCTCTCAGGGCGAAGTGAATGCCGTAGGGGCGTTGTCATGA
- the birA gene encoding bifunctional biotin--[acetyl-CoA-carboxylase] ligase/biotin operon repressor BirA yields the protein MKDITVPLQLISILADGEFHSGEQLGTAMGMSRAAINKHIQTVRDWGVDIFTVPGKGYSLPHPIQLLDEAKILEMLPSGKVSVLPVIDSTNQYLMDRIGELSSGDACVAEYQQAGRGRRGRKWFSPFGSNLYLSMYWKLEQGPAAAMGLSLVIGIVMAEVLQRLGAKDVRVKWPNDLYLNDRKLAGILVELTGKTGDAAQLVIGAGINLKMREPAADTINQGWINLQEAGVNIDRNELTATLLNELRSALLHFEREGLTPFIARWRGLDNFLDRPVKLLIGEQEIHGIERGIDPQGALLLEQDGVVKPYIGGEISLRGL from the coding sequence ATGAAAGATATTACGGTTCCGTTGCAGTTAATATCTATCCTGGCTGATGGCGAGTTTCATTCTGGTGAGCAATTAGGTACGGCCATGGGAATGAGTCGTGCGGCGATTAATAAGCATATTCAGACGGTACGGGACTGGGGGGTAGATATATTTACCGTTCCTGGGAAAGGTTACAGCCTTCCGCATCCGATCCAGTTGCTTGATGAAGCTAAAATTCTCGAGATGCTCCCATCTGGAAAGGTTAGCGTTCTGCCTGTCATTGATTCAACGAACCAGTATTTGATGGACAGAATCGGCGAGCTGAGTTCTGGTGATGCCTGTGTGGCCGAGTATCAGCAGGCGGGGCGTGGTCGCCGGGGCCGCAAATGGTTTTCGCCATTTGGCAGCAATCTCTATCTTTCAATGTACTGGAAACTGGAACAAGGCCCAGCCGCCGCGATGGGACTCAGTCTGGTGATTGGGATAGTGATGGCCGAAGTGCTTCAGCGTCTGGGAGCCAAAGATGTCCGGGTTAAATGGCCGAACGATCTTTATCTTAATGACCGTAAACTGGCGGGGATCCTTGTTGAGCTGACAGGTAAAACCGGAGATGCCGCGCAACTGGTTATCGGTGCGGGTATTAACCTCAAAATGCGTGAGCCTGCGGCTGATACGATTAATCAGGGCTGGATTAACCTGCAGGAAGCCGGCGTTAATATAGATCGTAATGAACTTACTGCCACACTTTTAAATGAGCTGCGTTCTGCTTTACTGCATTTTGAGCGTGAAGGACTGACACCGTTTATCGCCCGCTGGCGTGGTCTGGATAATTTCCTTGATCGTCCGGTTAAGTTGCTGATCGGTGAACAGGAGATTCATGGTATTGAACGTGGAATTGATCCTCAGGGCGCTTTGCTGCTTGAGCAAGACGGAGTCGTTAAGCCTTATATCGGTGGGGAAATTTCACTGCGTGGTCTTTGA
- the coaA gene encoding type I pantothenate kinase, whose product MKKRDPSLATPYLQFDRAQWAALRDSVPLTLKEAEVVNLKGINEDLSLEEVAQIYLPLSRLLNFYISSNLRRQAVLEQFLGTDGQKIPYVIGIAGSVAVGKSTTARVLQALLSRWPEHRSVELITTDGFLYPNKTLQERGIMKKKGFPQSYDMHQLVNFVSEVKSGAKHVTAPVYSHLIYDVIPEGNKVIEQPDILILEGLNVLQSGMDYPHDPHHVFVSDFVDFSIYVDAPEDLLQGWYINRFLKFRQGAFSDPDSYFHHYAKLPEEEAVNIATQLWNEINGLNLKENILPTRERASLILTKSANHAVESVRLRK is encoded by the coding sequence ATGAAAAAAAGAGACCCATCTTTGGCAACTCCTTATCTGCAGTTTGACCGTGCGCAGTGGGCAGCCTTACGTGATTCAGTACCCCTCACGCTTAAAGAAGCGGAAGTGGTAAACCTGAAAGGCATCAACGAGGACTTGTCCCTTGAAGAAGTGGCGCAGATCTACCTGCCGCTTTCGCGCCTTCTCAATTTTTATATCAGCTCCAACCTGCGCCGGCAGGCCGTGCTCGAGCAGTTCCTTGGCACCGACGGGCAAAAAATACCCTATGTGATTGGGATTGCGGGCAGCGTTGCAGTAGGTAAAAGCACCACGGCGCGTGTCCTTCAGGCACTCCTGAGCCGCTGGCCAGAGCATCGTTCTGTTGAGCTGATTACGACTGATGGTTTCCTGTATCCCAATAAGACGCTCCAGGAGCGCGGGATCATGAAGAAAAAAGGCTTCCCGCAGTCTTACGATATGCATCAGCTGGTCAATTTCGTTTCCGAAGTCAAATCAGGTGCTAAGCATGTGACTGCGCCAGTTTATTCACATCTTATTTATGATGTGATCCCAGAGGGGAATAAAGTCATTGAGCAACCGGATATTTTAATCCTGGAAGGGCTTAACGTACTGCAAAGTGGAATGGATTATCCGCACGATCCGCACCATGTATTTGTTTCCGATTTTGTTGATTTTTCAATATACGTTGATGCTCCGGAAGACTTATTACAGGGTTGGTACATTAACCGGTTCCTCAAATTCCGTCAGGGCGCCTTCTCCGATCCAGATTCTTATTTCCATCACTATGCAAAGCTGCCAGAAGAAGAAGCAGTGAATATTGCGACACAGTTATGGAATGAGATTAATGGATTGAATTTAAAAGAAAACATACTACCAACACGTGAGCGAGCCAGTCTAATTTTGACAAAGAGCGCCAATCACGCGGTCGAAAGTGTCCGACTGAGAAAATAA
- a CDS encoding GNAT family N-acetyltransferase: MKIIMLNAATLPVYRDELARLLVEANSQGASAGFPHVMEQKQAEDSFHDLRPALSQNEVLLWIARDEQGVVGTVQLDLAGKTELSHQAEISTLLVCSRARRRGVGRKLMRVLENTAQDLRCTMLSSDMQSGSEAEAFYRSQGYRCIECRHDTTGYSRKKEVVYYKQLSLFNPASYPHL; the protein is encoded by the coding sequence ATGAAGATTATTATGCTTAATGCCGCGACATTACCGGTCTACAGAGATGAACTCGCGCGATTGCTGGTAGAGGCTAACAGCCAGGGAGCTTCTGCAGGCTTCCCTCACGTTATGGAACAAAAGCAGGCTGAAGATTCATTTCATGATTTGCGCCCTGCTCTTTCTCAAAATGAAGTATTGCTTTGGATTGCCAGAGACGAGCAGGGTGTCGTCGGTACCGTTCAGCTTGATTTAGCCGGTAAGACTGAGCTATCCCATCAGGCTGAAATCAGCACCCTGCTGGTGTGTTCTCGGGCGAGACGTCGCGGTGTGGGACGCAAGTTGATGCGAGTTCTGGAAAACACCGCTCAGGATTTGCGTTGCACTATGCTTTCCTCAGATATGCAGTCAGGCTCAGAGGCTGAAGCTTTCTATCGCTCTCAGGGATATCGCTGCATAGAATGCAGGCACGACACGACCGGCTACAGCCGAAAAAAAGAAGTGGTCTATTACAAGCAGCTCTCCCTCTTTAACCCCGCGTCCTATCCCCATCTCTAG